In Actinoplanes sp. NBC_00393, a single genomic region encodes these proteins:
- a CDS encoding GbsR/MarR family transcriptional regulator: MPGGRLTQQERQQIALGLADGLAYAEIARRIDRPTSTVTREVMRNGGPLGYRAELAHHATERRAHRRRPAASRGPGAPTRADGRDPDAVRDYEDVFATLFIQQGLPKMTARVLTCLFIADSGSMTASELAQHLQVSPASVSKAVAFLETLGLLRRERDERRRERYVVDGDVWYQSTLAAAKSQSDLADTARQGVSVLGAGTPAANRLENIARFLDFIGENMVRAAEQARDVLFAQAPDQGNSGR, encoded by the coding sequence ATGCCGGGAGGCAGACTCACCCAGCAGGAACGTCAGCAGATCGCGCTGGGGCTGGCCGACGGCCTCGCCTACGCGGAGATCGCCCGGCGCATCGACCGTCCTACGTCGACTGTCACGCGCGAGGTGATGCGAAACGGCGGGCCCCTCGGCTATCGAGCCGAGCTGGCCCACCATGCCACCGAGCGCCGCGCCCACCGGCGCCGGCCGGCCGCTTCCCGAGGGCCCGGCGCGCCCACGCGGGCTGACGGGCGCGACCCCGACGCCGTGCGGGACTACGAGGACGTCTTCGCCACCCTCTTCATCCAGCAGGGCCTGCCCAAGATGACGGCCCGCGTGCTGACCTGCCTGTTCATCGCCGACTCGGGCAGCATGACCGCCTCCGAGCTGGCCCAGCACCTGCAGGTCAGTCCCGCGTCGGTGTCCAAGGCGGTGGCCTTCCTGGAAACGTTGGGACTGCTGCGCCGGGAGCGCGACGAACGCCGCCGCGAACGCTACGTCGTCGACGGCGACGTCTGGTATCAGTCGACGCTCGCCGCCGCCAAATCACAGTCCGACCTGGCTGACACGGCACGACAGGGTGTCAGCGTGCTCGGGGCGGGCACCCCGGCAGCCAACCGCCTGGAGAACATCGCGCGCTTCCTCGACTTCATCGGCGAGAACATGGTCCGTGCCGCCGAGCAGGCCCGCGACGTTCTCTTCGCGCAGGCGCCGGATCAGGGCAACTCAGGTCGCTGA
- a CDS encoding DUF4097 family beta strand repeat-containing protein: MQNFDTPAPITAVLDIPAGNVRFIAADRVDTRVEVRPVDASKGRDVKVAEQTRVEYTDGVLRIEASAKNQVLGPSGSIEVTVQLPAGSRVEAKAASAEFRVVGRLGDVTFEGAHGAIKIDEAASVRLTASAGDVSLGRLNGSGQITTAKGDIKIAEAVKGKVVLRTQAGAISVGAARGVSAALDAGTSLGRVTNDLRNDGAADLHIHATTAYGDIVARSL; the protein is encoded by the coding sequence ATGCAGAACTTCGACACCCCCGCCCCGATCACCGCCGTCCTCGACATCCCCGCCGGCAACGTCCGGTTCATCGCCGCCGACCGGGTCGACACCAGGGTCGAGGTCCGGCCGGTCGACGCCTCGAAGGGCCGCGACGTCAAGGTGGCCGAGCAGACCCGGGTGGAGTACACCGACGGCGTCCTGCGCATCGAGGCGTCGGCGAAGAACCAGGTTCTCGGCCCGTCCGGATCCATCGAGGTGACGGTCCAGCTGCCCGCCGGATCCCGGGTCGAGGCCAAGGCGGCCAGCGCCGAGTTCCGGGTGGTCGGACGCCTCGGGGACGTCACCTTCGAGGGCGCGCACGGCGCCATCAAGATCGATGAGGCGGCGAGCGTACGCCTCACCGCCTCCGCCGGCGACGTCTCGCTCGGGCGCCTCAACGGATCAGGCCAGATCACCACCGCCAAGGGCGACATCAAGATCGCTGAGGCAGTCAAGGGCAAGGTCGTTCTGCGTACGCAGGCAGGTGCGATCTCGGTCGGCGCCGCTCGCGGCGTCTCGGCCGCCCTGGACGCCGGCACCAGCCTCGGCCGCGTCACCAACGACCTCCGCAACGACGGCGCCGCCGATCTCCACATCCACGCCACCACCGCCTACGGCGACATCGTCGCCCGCAGCCTCTGA
- a CDS encoding ATP-binding cassette domain-containing protein: MTNLAIAANGLRKSYGDKVVLDGVDLAVPEGTIFSLLGPNGAGKTTAVKILSTLISPGPASGEIRVGGHDLTADPQAVRAAIGVTGQFSAVDGLITGEENMLLMADLHHLSRAEGRRTTAELLERFDLVEAAKKPAATYSGGMKRRLDIAMTLVGDPRIIFLDEPTTGLDPRSRHNMWQIIRELVADGVTVFLTTQYLEEADELADRIAVLNNGKIAAEGTAEQLKRQIPGGHVRLRFTDPAGYQGAALALGDVTRDDESLTLQIPSGGSQRDLRFILDRLDSAGIEADELTVHNPDLDDVFFALTGTNEHLTGTDEHLTGTDQNKEIVR; encoded by the coding sequence ATGACCAACCTGGCCATCGCAGCGAACGGGCTGCGCAAGTCCTACGGCGACAAGGTCGTCCTCGACGGGGTCGACCTGGCGGTTCCGGAAGGAACCATCTTCTCCCTGCTCGGCCCGAACGGCGCCGGCAAGACCACCGCCGTCAAGATCCTCTCCACGCTGATCTCTCCCGGGCCGGCGTCCGGCGAGATCCGGGTCGGCGGTCACGATCTGACCGCAGACCCCCAGGCGGTACGCGCCGCGATCGGCGTCACCGGCCAGTTCTCCGCGGTCGACGGCCTGATCACCGGCGAGGAGAACATGCTGCTCATGGCGGACCTGCACCACCTGTCCCGCGCTGAGGGCCGCCGCACCACCGCCGAGCTGCTGGAGCGCTTCGACCTGGTCGAGGCCGCGAAGAAGCCGGCGGCCACCTACTCCGGCGGCATGAAGCGCCGCCTCGACATCGCGATGACCCTGGTCGGCGACCCGCGGATCATCTTCCTCGACGAGCCGACCACCGGCCTCGACCCGCGCAGCCGGCACAACATGTGGCAGATCATCCGTGAGCTGGTCGCCGACGGCGTCACCGTCTTCCTCACCACGCAGTACCTGGAGGAGGCGGACGAGCTCGCCGACCGGATCGCCGTGCTCAACAACGGGAAGATCGCCGCCGAGGGCACCGCCGAGCAGCTGAAACGACAGATCCCGGGCGGGCACGTCCGGCTCCGCTTCACCGACCCGGCCGGTTACCAGGGCGCCGCCCTCGCCCTCGGCGACGTCACCCGCGACGACGAGTCCCTGACGCTGCAGATCCCGAGCGGCGGCAGCCAGCGCGACCTGCGCTTCATCCTCGACCGGCTGGACTCCGCCGGCATCGAGGCGGACGAACTGACCGTGCACAACCCCGACCTCGACGACGTGTTCTTCGCCCTGACCGGCACCAACGAGCACTTGACCGGCACCGACGAGCACCTGACCGGCACCGACCAGAACAAGGAGATTGTTCGATGA
- a CDS encoding ABC transporter permease: MSSLALAVRDSSTMLRRNLLHARRYPSLTLNLLLTPIMLLLLFVYIFGDTLGAGLGGGRAEYIAYLVPGLLLMTIGSTVIGTAVSVSNDMTEGIIARFRTMAIHRGSVLVGHVVGSVLQSVMSVVLVGAVAVAIGFRSTDATALEWLAAFGLLVLFALALTWIAVGMGLVSPNAEAASNNAMPLILLPLLSSAFVPIEAMPGWFQPIAEYQPFTPAIETLRGLLLGTGIGHNGWLAVGWCLGLAVLGYFWSTAKFNRDPR, translated from the coding sequence ATGAGTTCCCTCGCCCTCGCCGTACGCGACTCGTCCACCATGCTGCGCCGCAACCTGCTGCACGCCCGGCGCTATCCGTCCCTCACGCTCAACCTGCTGCTGACGCCGATCATGCTGCTGCTGCTCTTCGTCTATATATTCGGCGACACTCTCGGCGCTGGTCTGGGCGGCGGCCGCGCCGAGTACATCGCCTATCTGGTCCCGGGCCTGCTGCTGATGACCATCGGCAGCACCGTGATCGGAACCGCGGTCTCGGTCTCCAACGACATGACCGAGGGCATCATCGCCCGGTTCCGCACCATGGCGATCCACCGCGGTTCGGTGCTCGTCGGCCACGTGGTCGGCAGCGTGCTGCAGTCGGTGATGAGCGTGGTCCTGGTCGGCGCGGTCGCCGTGGCCATCGGCTTCCGGTCCACCGACGCCACCGCCCTGGAGTGGCTGGCCGCGTTCGGGCTGCTCGTCCTCTTCGCCCTGGCGCTCACCTGGATCGCCGTCGGCATGGGCCTGGTCAGCCCGAACGCCGAGGCCGCCAGCAACAACGCGATGCCGCTGATCCTGCTGCCGCTGCTGTCCAGCGCGTTCGTCCCGATCGAGGCCATGCCCGGCTGGTTCCAGCCGATCGCCGAGTACCAGCCCTTCACCCCGGCGATCGAAACCCTCCGGGGCCTGCTGCTCGGCACCGGGATCGGCCACAACGGCTGGCTCGCGGTGGGCTGGTGCCTGGGCCTCGCGGTGCTCGGCTACTTCTGGTCGACTGCGAAGTTCAACCGCGACCCGCGCTAG
- a CDS encoding alpha/beta hydrolase family protein has product MIERIVRILVLALAAVALISAPAAAGESVPADLTTTEVSIPTADGKTLMGTVYAPRNAPGAKPGLVLVHGSGNGKRTGLLPEAIAFARQGIAVLTYDKRPLDNPVYSLLADDVVAAVGVLREQPGVRPDAVGLWGISEGGWVMPLAADRSKDIAFLVLASAPGLSPLRVQNWNMRNKLAGAGVSGALADTLSDRFYRLADDAGLFAEASFDPRPALSALTQPVLAVYGTEDTQVPAAESGAVLQQMIRTPLTVRFLPGAGHTLRVLDEDGMYTDELYPAYAETVGSWVRTAGTLTPRVDPAPTQPATSASLAPSAWWESWPAQLTALAVFLIGFLSYPVVALVRRARRRTVAVARPARILAAAGVTAVIGFVAYFVTVADSANWKGISPGPMLAGRPVFWLALQALALITVITTAMTIHGWRTAGADRVRQAILIVPGILFLPWALYWGLLLP; this is encoded by the coding sequence ATGATCGAACGCATCGTCCGCATCCTGGTCCTGGCGCTCGCCGCCGTCGCGCTGATCAGTGCCCCGGCCGCCGCCGGGGAATCCGTCCCGGCCGATCTGACCACGACCGAGGTCAGCATTCCCACGGCCGACGGAAAGACCCTGATGGGTACGGTCTACGCGCCCCGAAACGCACCCGGTGCAAAGCCCGGCCTGGTGCTGGTGCACGGCTCCGGCAACGGCAAGCGGACCGGTCTGCTCCCGGAGGCGATCGCGTTCGCGCGGCAGGGGATCGCCGTCCTCACCTACGACAAGCGGCCGCTCGACAACCCGGTGTACTCGCTGCTCGCCGACGATGTCGTCGCCGCGGTCGGCGTCCTGCGGGAACAGCCCGGGGTGCGACCGGACGCCGTCGGGCTCTGGGGGATCAGCGAGGGCGGCTGGGTCATGCCGCTCGCCGCTGACCGGTCGAAGGACATCGCGTTCCTGGTCCTCGCTTCCGCGCCGGGGTTGTCGCCGTTGCGCGTACAGAACTGGAACATGCGCAACAAGCTGGCCGGCGCCGGGGTTTCCGGTGCGCTCGCGGACACGCTTTCCGACCGGTTCTACCGGCTCGCGGACGACGCCGGGCTCTTCGCCGAGGCGAGTTTCGACCCGCGGCCGGCGTTGTCGGCGCTCACCCAGCCGGTCCTCGCTGTCTACGGCACGGAGGACACGCAGGTGCCGGCCGCTGAGAGCGGCGCGGTGTTGCAACAGATGATCCGTACGCCGCTGACGGTCCGATTCCTCCCCGGTGCGGGACACACCCTGCGGGTCCTCGACGAGGACGGCATGTACACCGACGAGCTGTATCCGGCGTACGCGGAGACCGTCGGTAGCTGGGTCCGAACCGCCGGAACCTTGACGCCGCGGGTCGATCCGGCCCCGACACAGCCCGCGACCAGCGCTTCTCTGGCTCCGTCGGCCTGGTGGGAGTCTTGGCCCGCACAGCTGACCGCCCTCGCCGTGTTCCTGATCGGCTTCCTGTCGTACCCGGTCGTCGCGCTCGTCCGGCGCGCGCGTCGCCGTACCGTCGCTGTTGCCCGCCCGGCCCGCATCCTCGCCGCCGCCGGCGTCACCGCGGTGATCGGCTTCGTCGCCTACTTCGTGACGGTGGCCGACAGCGCGAACTGGAAGGGCATCTCACCCGGCCCGATGCTCGCCGGTCGCCCGGTGTTCTGGCTGGCGCTGCAGGCCCTCGCGCTGATCACCGTCATCACCACCGCCATGACGATCCACGGCTGGCGGACCGCCGGCGCCGACCGCGTCCGGCAGGCCATCCTGATCGTGCCCGGAATCCTGTTCCTGCCGTGGGCCCTGTACTGGGGCCTGCTGCTGCCCTGA
- a CDS encoding response regulator transcription factor yields MTIRIVVADDQELVRGAFAMILDNEDDMEVVAEAGDGAEAVAAVHEHSPDVLVLDIRMPLMDGIEATRRLSDEPVRVLMLTTFGQDDYVYDALRAGASGFLLKDVRRAELVHAVRVVAAGESLLAPAVTTRLIETAVRGQAPPLHPWAGLDRLTPREREALQLLGRGLTNAEMAAALVVSEHTVKTHVSSVLAKLGLRDRAQAVVAAYESGLVVAGEPSPSGE; encoded by the coding sequence GTGACCATCCGCATTGTGGTCGCCGATGACCAGGAGCTGGTACGCGGCGCGTTCGCGATGATCCTCGACAACGAGGACGACATGGAGGTCGTGGCCGAGGCCGGTGACGGCGCCGAGGCGGTGGCTGCCGTCCACGAGCACTCGCCGGACGTGCTGGTGCTCGACATCCGGATGCCGTTGATGGACGGGATCGAGGCCACCCGGCGGTTGAGCGACGAGCCGGTACGCGTGCTCATGCTGACCACCTTCGGACAGGACGACTACGTGTACGACGCGCTGCGCGCCGGCGCCAGCGGCTTCCTGCTGAAGGACGTCCGCCGTGCCGAGCTGGTCCATGCGGTGCGGGTCGTCGCGGCCGGTGAGTCGCTGCTCGCCCCGGCGGTCACCACCCGGCTGATCGAGACGGCGGTCCGTGGGCAGGCGCCGCCGCTCCACCCGTGGGCCGGGCTCGACCGGCTCACCCCGCGGGAGCGGGAGGCGTTGCAACTGCTCGGGCGCGGGCTGACCAACGCCGAGATGGCGGCCGCCCTGGTGGTCAGCGAGCACACCGTGAAGACGCACGTCAGCAGCGTGCTGGCCAAGCTCGGGCTGCGGGACCGGGCCCAGGCTGTGGTGGCCGCATACGAGTCGGGTCTGGTCGTCGCCGGGGAGCCTTCTCCCTCTGGAGAGTGA
- a CDS encoding sensor histidine kinase, which translates to MYERAGDWIRGLPPWAVDVGLAVVALIAQLAPFVSGDGEWPVSAYAVAVAVSLPLIWRRKAPFAVLLASEAAAAAYALVPDGPRQPLWYGALIAMFTVAAQAPRWQRISAIVIIGWGAFILTGSLETAARGALLWTTAYLLGRAWARRQEEVRVLQERTRHLERERELEAERERSRIARDMHDILAHAVSITIAQAEAGPVVMKQGPARTEAAFDAIAEAGRDAMAQLRRILGVLDAGAERTPQPTLAEIADLVDQVSGVGSTSVTLSVVGSPRAVTADAEVAAYRIVQEALTNVLKHARAKSVTVTLDWRDDGLVLTVADDGRGPRTTDAPGHGLIGIRERAASCGGSATAGPVPGGRGFRVEAKLP; encoded by the coding sequence GTGTACGAGCGTGCGGGGGACTGGATACGGGGGCTGCCGCCGTGGGCGGTGGATGTCGGGCTGGCGGTTGTCGCGCTGATCGCGCAGCTCGCTCCGTTCGTTTCCGGTGACGGGGAATGGCCGGTCTCCGCGTACGCCGTAGCTGTTGCCGTTTCTCTGCCGTTGATCTGGCGTCGTAAGGCGCCGTTCGCCGTGCTCCTGGCGAGCGAAGCTGCCGCGGCCGCCTACGCGCTCGTGCCGGACGGCCCGCGCCAACCGCTGTGGTACGGCGCGCTGATCGCCATGTTCACCGTCGCCGCGCAGGCGCCGCGCTGGCAGCGGATCAGCGCGATCGTGATCATCGGCTGGGGTGCGTTCATCCTGACCGGCTCGCTGGAGACCGCGGCCCGGGGTGCGCTGCTCTGGACCACCGCGTACCTGTTGGGCCGCGCCTGGGCACGCCGTCAGGAGGAGGTGCGGGTGCTGCAGGAACGGACGCGGCACCTGGAACGGGAGCGGGAGCTGGAGGCCGAGCGGGAACGGTCCCGGATCGCCCGGGACATGCACGACATCCTCGCGCACGCGGTGAGCATCACGATCGCGCAGGCCGAGGCCGGCCCGGTGGTGATGAAGCAGGGGCCGGCCCGTACCGAGGCGGCTTTCGACGCCATCGCCGAGGCCGGCCGGGATGCCATGGCCCAGTTGCGCCGGATCCTCGGTGTCCTGGACGCCGGGGCCGAGCGCACCCCGCAGCCGACGCTCGCCGAGATCGCCGACCTGGTCGATCAGGTCTCCGGGGTCGGATCAACATCGGTCACGCTGAGCGTCGTCGGAAGTCCTCGGGCGGTGACCGCCGATGCCGAGGTGGCGGCGTACCGGATCGTTCAGGAGGCACTGACCAATGTGCTCAAACACGCGCGGGCGAAGTCGGTGACGGTGACGCTCGACTGGCGCGACGACGGCCTCGTCCTGACCGTTGCCGATGACGGCCGAGGGCCCCGCACGACGGACGCTCCTGGACACGGACTCATCGGGATCCGGGAACGTGCCGCCTCCTGCGGAGGGTCCGCGACGGCCGGTCCGGTGCCCGGCGGTCGTGGCTTCCGAGTAGAGGCGAAGTTGCCGTGA